A stretch of DNA from Vicingaceae bacterium:
GGAAAACCGGAGAGAATGTATGTATGTGCACCAAACTAACTCTACAAAAAACAAAAATAGAAATTTACCGAAAAATTCAATAATATCAATAGTTTAAGGGGTATTTTGTGCGTTTTTTTATAGGGTGCATTTTTAAAACAAATTGTGCAAAAAATGTCATTTTAGTAACATTAAAAAATCATTTAATAGCATTTGTTTTCTTTCAACATCATTATAATACAATTTTTAATCAAATTAACTTATTATTTAGTTTTTCAAATGATTATAGGCCCCCAAAAGGGTCTTTCTATACCTTTTTTACACTCAATTTTTACCTGCAAGGGCTGTTTTTTTACATTTTTTATTATGGGTGGACAAAACATAGAAAAAACTGTTTTGAAGATACTATCCCAAAAAGTGTGTAAAGTTGAACATTTCTAAATTTGAAATTTAAACATTAAAAAACAAAAACAATGAAAAATTTCAATTTTACACAAGAGCAAGTTACAAAAATTTTAGAAGAAATTGCTCAGAAAAAGGATGGTTTTCAAGAAGTTATAAAAATCAGCTTTGAGGCGATCATGCGGGCTGAACGCGAGCTTCACAACCGGAAAGAAGGAGATATGAGCAATGGGTATCGCTATCGCAAGACCTTTGGAAAAGGAAAACTACCGGAACTAAGAGTGCCGCGCAGTCGCCGAGGGAATTTCTTTCCTATACTTTTGGCATTGTTGCGTAACCGGGAAGAGGAAGCCCGCAAACTTGCATTTAACTTGTATGGTGCCGGTCTGACGACAGCACAGGTTGGGGAGATATTTGGGGACATTTATGGAAAGCAATATAGTCCAAGTCAAATCAGCCGGTTGTTTGAGTATGCCCGGTCGGAAGTTCAGGCGTGGTTAACCCGGCCATTGGAATCCTATTACCCCATCATTCTGATAGATGCAACCTTTATACACACCCGAAGAGTGGATCACGTAAGCAAAGAGGCCTATTATACGATATTAGGTGTTCGAAAAGATCGCTCACGGGAGGTATTGGCCATTGTCAATTTCCCTACTGAAAGTGCTAAGGCATGGGAGGATGTTTTTGACGAATTAAAAAAGCGTGGTCTTCAACAGGTGGGTTTAGTCATTAGTGATGGACTGAAAGCCATAGAGGATGCTATTTGGAAAAAATTTCCTTCAACCCAAATACAATTATGCTCAATTCATCTGCAGAGAAATGTTCAAAAACGCGTCAAACCCAAGGATAAAGTCCGGGTAGCAGAAGATTTAAAAGATGTGTTCCGGACCGGAGATCGGAATGATAGCAGTATGAAAGGATGGCAGCGTTGGATGAAATTTTGTCAAAAATGGGGGCGTTATTATCCATCGCTTCAACGTATGGCTGAAGATCAAAGGTATAAGCTCTATTTTACCTATTTGGATTATGATTACCGCATCCATAACATGAT
This window harbors:
- the tnpA gene encoding IS256 family transposase, which produces MKNFNFTQEQVTKILEEIAQKKDGFQEVIKISFEAIMRAERELHNRKEGDMSNGYRYRKTFGKGKLPELRVPRSRRGNFFPILLALLRNREEEARKLAFNLYGAGLTTAQVGEIFGDIYGKQYSPSQISRLFEYARSEVQAWLTRPLESYYPIILIDATFIHTRRVDHVSKEAYYTILGVRKDRSREVLAIVNFPTESAKAWEDVFDELKKRGLQQVGLVISDGLKAIEDAIWKKFPSTQIQLCSIHLQRNVQKRVKPKDKVRVAEDLKDVFRTGDRNDSSMKGWQRWMKFCQKWGRYYPSLQRMAEDQRYKLYFTYLDYDYRIHNMIYSTNWIERLNRDYKRTIKMRGALPNAEATILLLGYVAMTRNAYQRRLPKINYETRKFKWDE